In Cumulibacter manganitolerans, the following are encoded in one genomic region:
- the tal gene encoding transaldolase produces MSTNRNLAELSGKGVAVWLDDLSRERIVSGGLRRLIEEKSVVGVTTNPSIFQAAIGGSDQYDEQLADSKALGMSVDEAVRFITTRDVRSACDVLRPVYDASGEVDGRVSIEVDPRSAHDEAKTTAEAKLLWWMVDRPNLFIKIPATDEGIPAIADAIAEGISVNVTLIFSLGRYEQVMDAYLTGIERRLAAGGSVASLESVASFFVSRVDTEIDARLDKIGGDATALKGKAGVANAQLAYQAYEEVFGSERWARLEKQGARRQRPLWASTGVKNPDYSDTLYISQLVAAGTVNTMPEKTMDAYADHGELGTPVTESYGEARRQLDAVAAAGVDLDEVFAVLEREGVEKFEKAWAELYETVAAELDDK; encoded by the coding sequence ATGAGCACGAATCGGAATCTCGCGGAGCTGTCGGGCAAGGGTGTCGCCGTCTGGCTCGACGACCTGTCCCGCGAACGTATCGTCTCCGGCGGCCTGCGGCGGCTGATCGAGGAGAAGTCCGTCGTCGGCGTCACCACCAACCCGTCGATCTTCCAGGCCGCGATCGGCGGCTCGGACCAGTACGACGAGCAGCTGGCCGACAGCAAGGCCCTCGGGATGAGCGTCGACGAGGCGGTCCGCTTCATCACCACCCGGGACGTGCGGTCGGCCTGCGACGTGCTGCGGCCGGTCTACGACGCCTCGGGAGAGGTCGACGGCCGCGTGTCGATCGAGGTCGATCCCCGTTCGGCGCACGACGAGGCCAAGACCACCGCCGAGGCCAAGCTGCTGTGGTGGATGGTCGATCGGCCCAACCTGTTCATCAAGATCCCCGCCACCGACGAGGGCATTCCGGCGATCGCCGACGCGATCGCGGAGGGCATCAGCGTCAACGTCACGCTGATCTTCTCCCTCGGCCGCTACGAGCAGGTGATGGACGCCTACCTCACCGGAATCGAGCGGCGCCTCGCCGCCGGCGGCTCGGTCGCGTCGCTGGAGTCCGTCGCCTCGTTCTTCGTCAGCCGGGTGGACACCGAGATCGACGCCCGGCTCGACAAGATCGGCGGCGACGCGACCGCCCTCAAGGGCAAGGCCGGCGTGGCCAACGCCCAGCTCGCCTACCAGGCCTACGAGGAGGTCTTCGGGTCGGAGCGGTGGGCGCGCCTGGAGAAGCAGGGCGCGCGCCGGCAGCGGCCGCTGTGGGCCTCGACCGGCGTGAAGAACCCCGACTACAGCGACACGCTGTACATCTCGCAGCTGGTCGCCGCGGGCACCGTCAACACGATGCCGGAGAAGACGATGGACGCCTACGCCGACCACGGCGAGCTCGGCACGCCGGTGACGGAGTCCTACGGCGAGGCGCGCCGGCAGCTGGACGCGGTCGCGGCGGCCGGCGTGGACCTCGACGAGGTGTTCGCCGTCCTCGAGCGCGAGGGCGTCGAGAAGTTCGAGAAGGCGTGGGCCGAGCTGTACGAGACCGTGGCCGCCGAGCTGGACGACAAGTAG